Proteins encoded by one window of Cannabis sativa cultivar Pink pepper isolate KNU-18-1 chromosome 4, ASM2916894v1, whole genome shotgun sequence:
- the LOC115712068 gene encoding uncharacterized protein LOC115712068, with protein MSNAKDENMQKKRGATQKNNINNLKSKGVKKNLEYNDKGQPIGDNYGEMQSYIGVRTRKTVSLNAGDWRRVSITLKNKIWEDVSGAFNIDEGMKKKVLRDAGRMMKDFKSKMTSNYIYPMAEAGMIEQLSVTPCKYPEIDHADWIEFVKHRLSPEFQALRNVQCKRALQNQSWHRTSRRGMHNVREDLKKELGVDHVERCEVWIRSREKKKSMVTDLDGQIKERINELKEKVSSGEVVVKGRDDILTLALGTPEHPGRVRAAGSSATISSWFGRKKRQPVAKYISEMDAEIERLKAEIDALKRETKQADQLQNMEDEYNDEDQGPLLKKPRLETSASKERGKQKCSGERCSAIASDGAAIDLTHQDTPPRTTKSKARKPHKTLTHT; from the exons ATGAGTAATGCAAAAGATGAAAACATGCAAAAGAAGCGAGGCGCAACACAAAAGAACAATATAAACAATTTAAAATCTAAGGGAGTCAAGAAAAACCTTGAGTATAATGATAAAGGACAACCTATAGGTGATAATTACGGAGAGATGCAATCATACATCGGAGTTAGAACGAGAAAAACAGTCTCTCTAAATGCTGGTGATTGGAGGCGTGtctcgatcaccttgaagaatAAAATATGGGAAGATGTGTCG GGTGCTTTCAATATTGACGAGGGTATGAAGAAGAAAGTATTACGTGATGCAGGAAGAATGATGAAAGATTTTAAGTCGAAAATGACTAGCAACTACATCTATCCCATGGCAGAAGCGGGTATGATTGAACAACTCTCTGTTACTCCATGCAAGTATCCAGAGATTGACCATGCAGACTGGATTGAATTTGTTAAGCACCGTCTATCTCCTGAGTTTCAG GCCTTGAGGAACGTACAATGTAAAAGAGCTCTTCAAAATCAATCATGGCATCGAACATCTCGTAGAGGGATGCATAATGTTAGAGAAGACTTA aaaaaaGAACTAGGTGTTGATCATGTTGAGCGCTGTGAAGTTTGGATAAGATCACGAGAAAAGAAGAAGTCCATGGTCACAGATTTGGACGGACAAATTAAAGAAAGAATT AATGAGCTGAAGGAGAAAGTTAGTAGTGGCGAAGTTGTAGTTAAGGGTCGGGATGACATCCTAACGCTAGCTTTAGGGACACCTGAGCACCCAGGTCGTGTTAGAGCTGCTGG GTCATCTGCCACCATTTCTTCCTGGtttggaagaaaaaaaaggCAGCCAGTGGCCAAATATATTAGTGAGATGGACGCAGAAATTGAGAGGCTTAAAGCAGAAATTGATGCGCTAAAGAGGGAAACCAAACAAGCAGACCAACTTCAGAATATGGAAGATGAGTACAATGATGAAGATCAG GGTCCTCTACTAAAGAAACCTCGTTTGGAAACAAGTGCGTCGAAGGAAAGAGGGAAACAGAAATGTAGTGGTGAAAGATGTTCGGCGATAGCTTCTGATGGAGCTGCTATAGATCTCACACACCAAGACACACCGCCAAGAACAACTAAGAGCAAAGCTCGAAAGCCTCACAAAACGCTCACACACACTTAA